In the Hermetia illucens chromosome 1, iHerIll2.2.curated.20191125, whole genome shotgun sequence genome, CGAGTTGCCATTAATACCGAATCTGTAATCCGTAATTTGACATGGAGGACTGATTCGACACCCCTTGACCAAGCCGTTCACCATAGTGTTCTTTAGAATTATGTTTAGTAATTTTTCCCTGGTGTGAACGTTAGCATGTTCCCTATGTTATCTAGCCATTTATAAGGACTAATTCAAGATGGTAGTCACCTCTTTGATTGGTGTCGCCGGTCCCACTAATCTTCTGCTGAGCGTTAGTATTGCAACAGTGGAGAAATGGTAGCGTCTTCTTCTCTCAGAACTTCACTAGTGTAGGATCCGCGTGCCGCTccctgggaagtatcctgatgcCACTACTGTTGAGTTTTATCCTCGGCTCTCAGTAAGACTTGGTTAGCAACGAGGCCTCCCATTAGAAACTCCGCAAATCTTCCCCCTGCACACCCAGGCtttttgagccagcactattccaatattagTCTTGAAACTTGCTCTTGCAATTACTGTAGGTGCACCAGGGTCATTTCACCTGATATATCCTTCCTTGATTTCTTCTTGTGCAAATGCACAGACATGCTGCCAAATCTGTATTTGATCCAAGGAACGTGAAGAGACCCATGTTTTGAGTGAAAAGAAAGCACAAAATTTTCTGCGCTTTAATCACTTCGGCTTTggttgtcaccatgtgtgccccaGTCTTTCATCTCCAGTACATGCCAACAGTTACGCTCCCTTGAATCCTGGCAGTTTAGTCTGCCGTGCCCTCCCTTTCGCAGTTAACCAGTATAACACCTGCTTGAAAGCGTATGCCGGTAAACAGAAGTTCTTTTTTCTTACCTTCACTCATCTTCATGACGATGAGGTACAAAATGATTTACTGCTCTTTATGGGTGAGTATATGCTTCAGAAATACTTTCAGCAGTCCGGCGAGTTGAATTAACATAGGTAATGGTGCGTCTCCTGGCTCTCACCTTCACCCAAGAGCTCTTCATGATTTCCTTCACCTTGGATTCGGGATTAGGTTTCTTGGGGGCTGATCTACGCTGCTCCTCGGTTTCACGGTTCCGATGTTGACTCTTTAGGTCTGTGCCGAGCCTTCTTGAGAGTCTCTTCTGGtcttttccatgaaattttccttcttcctgacgtctgacatGCTGATCTCGCACATAGTTATGCTGATTTCTGCCTTTTGAGCGTGGATCTTTGGTGGTTGAGGTTTCAGCAGTAGGCCAGTATTGACCTTGGCATCACTGCTTGACTTCtcaatttctcccttcttgggctGCCATTTGATCCTCAGTGTTGaagagatgtgcctccttttcATGGGCCATCTTTTTTAATCTTATTTATTGGAGTGCTCATATGGTTTCCCCGACTTGGTTGTGGGGTTCACCATGCTATAACCCCTGCAGCGCAGCAAGGTCAAGCTTCACTAAAGCGACCAAGCATCATTGACGCTCTGGTTGAATACACGGTTCGTATAACAGCGTGGATTCGAGGTGCCACTTTTCTTCAGCTTCCTATCAGTTGGATTAAGCCCATTTCTGAAACAACCACCGTATTGAATACCTTGCTTTTTCTCTAGTTGGAAGTTTTGAATGCGGCTCATTCTGAACTATGATAAAGGATTTCAACTTTAACTGGACATTAACAGTGTATCTAGAACTATTTCCAAGTTTTCCATATAAACTGGCATGAATACTGACTAGGGCATTTCCAGGTCATAGTTTAGGGTTACGGAGCTAGTGCGTCGAATAACAGACCTCAGTACCTGACCCTTTCAGCAGAAATCTAACCACATAATGTCTCGTTTCCGATTCTAAACAAAAACAATTCCGTTTTAGGTCTTCCCAACTCAAAACGTCGATGCTTTCAAGGCCagtgtaaacgcattcaccagtAAACATATAAGCATCGAAACTGAAGCATCAAAATCTATGCAAGACACTGTGAACCGGGTGATTGCAGCACTGGCAAATTCATGGTCAGCTCGGGAAGAGAAAGAGTTAGGAGTTATCAGAGCTATCAGAGAAAGGTATCAACCAGCTTACGAACAGCACAAACGCAATCCTACCCGCTATCGCTGCCAGCTAGAAGCATTGGTTGCTCTCCTGTCCAGCTTAGATTATTTACCGGACCAAGTAATAGGATGCCGATCCACTGCAATCGAACGCAGCGAGCTGATTAGGCCTAAACTCACCTCTCGTATCACCGCGGCTGCAAAACACATCGAAGACGCAGCAAAAGAACTTAAGGAATGTGATGTCCCATGGATTCCAGAGTTGGTTTTACTGTGCGCAGATGACAAAGTAAGTCTTACCAGTATTTAGCTGGCAAATTTCCCCTAATTATTACCGAAAAGGCTTGGCAGCAGCCAgtgagccttgaagtgtattccTCGGCACATTACAGCCGTGGCAGGGATTCATGCCCTTAGGGTGCTGTTCCGCTGCTCAATTGTAGGTATCTACCAGTACTGGTGGGgctgaattttctttttctttcgtaTCTTTCTAGGCAAAGCAGTTTCGTTCAATAGTTGTCGGCAGTTATGTAGAATCGGCAACGCAGTTGCAAACTAGTACTAAGCTGCTAGAAATCGTAGGAAAGAAGCATATGGAATGCGTAGAACCAATCGTCAACGAAGCAAAACATAAAGAACGCGAAGTAATTGCATCCCTTAAGGAATGCAGTTAACACAAATATTATTGCAATCCCTTCCAATCTAATTTTATCCTGGTTTATAATTGGTGTTAATATAAAGGAATAAAGTTTATTGATGATTGCTTAAAGTTGATTTTGCATTTATTATTAAAGATGAACGTTCGTTACTTTTGTGGACGAGGTACTGGAGTACATCATGAACAAAGGCGGCTCACTTTCACCAGCGCCAGCCAATCATCATCCCAAGCAACAAGGTCACCCAAATCAGAGCGTCAAAAAGCGGACACACTAACCTCCGTCATAGGCTTTCCACTGATACTTATAATATATCTGAAATAACAAGAAATCAAATTTCACTCTCTAATTTCAAATCAAACGATTCGATCCAGAAGTCTGGGTGGAGTGCGGATTTAAAGCCTTTCCTCCGGGCGAAGCAGCTGGCTTTCTGGAACTTTAGAAGTATTGCAAGCTGGGATAGCTTCTTAGCCTTGCCTAGGCAAGAGGCAGCTGGACCCGCGCAGTGAGCAAAGCCAAGAGAGTTTTGTGGCACAGCACGTAACTCCTCCAAAGACTTTCGGGGACAATTAACCGACTCAAACCGCTCTAGGATCATAAGGAACACGAAGCTGGCTTAGATGACTTGAAATGCCTTCATTCTCTAAACATTGCAGCATCCGCTCCGACGTTTTCTCTCTGGTACATATATAACCTTTCTTCACTGATAACGTCTTTTTTAATCATAAAAAGCGGCCTGCCCCTGACACGGATAGAATCATATACACTTACGTCCAATGGCTGaacccttctccttctccttccttcTCCTTGTGGCATCAGATCTAGTTCAACAAGATCCCGCAGGATTATTGGTCTGAGGTCAAACCGAATAGACTCAAAACCATGTATGCAACTTCAGTTCGAACTCGCTCCTAAATGTGTTTTCAAAGCTTGTGAACTCTATGTTGAAATACCGGATCAATCAGCACCTCGAGAATTACTGCATTGTCCCCAACAATTGTTCCACTTATAGGAGGCGTACGTCTCCCAGCCACTGAATCAACTAGTTTCGTCTATAGCCTGACTTCGGTTTATCAATTGACATCAACAAGGCTTGTGGGGGGATGAATCTATCCGTCTTGATGAAGGTGACGTTACACGTAAATTTTCCATGCGGACGATTTCCTCATCATAGTA is a window encoding:
- the LOC119661662 gene encoding uncharacterized protein LOC119661662, producing MKFLALVLVLVLLTNSNVLCQNASENATGLDAPESHVAASRPHGPGPVIINQTAVPPLPVEPGPVIIDQKAAVPLPLGLGPVMINHSIVAKLPDIIANGVPITLDESGKALKGIDIPVFPTQNVDAFKASVNAFTSKHISIETEASKSMQDTVNRVIAALANSWSAREEKELGVIRAIRERYQPAYEQHKRNPTRYRCQLEALVALLSSLDYLPDQVIGCRSTAIERSELIRPKLTSRITAAAKHIEDAAKELKECDVPWIPELVLLCADDKAKQFRSIVVGSYVESATQLQTSTKLLEIVGKKHMECVEPIVNEAKHKEREVIASLKECS